ATATTCACCCTGAGTAACCTCATATTTCCCAATATAAAAATCACTCAAAGTAACACTGTGAACCGGCTTCTGATTACTATAACCATCATTGCTGCCCATCTGGAATGACCCACCCTTCACAAAAACCATACCTTTAGATATTCTATCTAAAATTGCAGAGGAAGGATGTCGCGTTTTTTCCTTTAATATTTCTACTTTTTTAGAAAACATATTAACCATTAAATGTGTAGTTTTATTCTCACTGATTTCTACCTGAAAATCAAGATTATCATTATTCCTAGTAAATATTGCCTTGTATTTTCCTATAGGCACAGATTCTGCCAGCCACTCATCTTTTTCCTTGGCATCATCAATACCCAACCTGATTATTTCTATATTTATAGCTACTGGAATAGATTGAATTTTAAGGGTTCCTGACTTCTGGACAATATTATTGCCCTGACCTTCTCCTGATTGAGTTATCTTTAATTTTGGAATAAATGGTTTCACAGTATAAGAAAACACTTCCCCAGACTTAATACTGATTTCTTCTTCCTGCTCAATAAATCCTGTTCTCACAAATTTTATCTTATGGCTTCCTGCTGACACGCTATCAATGATCAAGCCTTCTTCTGCAGAATTAGTTTCTCCCTTAAATGCAC
The DNA window shown above is from Candidatus Stygibacter australis and carries:
- a CDS encoding SUMF1/EgtB/PvdO family nonheme iron enzyme, whose product is MSKAINAIIMILLLGGILYCDSYIQVIAEPGIRVFLDSAFKGETNSAEEGLIIDSVSAGSHKIKFVRTGFIEQEEEISIKSGEVFSYTVKPFIPKLKITQSGEGQGNNIVQKSGTLKIQSIPVAINIEIIRLGIDDAKEKDEWLAESVPIGKYKAIFTRNNDNLDFQVEISENKTTHLMVNMFSKKVEILKEKTRHPSSAILDRISKGMVFVKGGSFQMGSNDGYSNQKPVHSVTLSDFYIGKYEVTQGEY